The Perognathus longimembris pacificus isolate PPM17 chromosome 3, ASM2315922v1, whole genome shotgun sequence nucleotide sequence AGTAATTCAATTAATTAATACAAATCATTGCTAAGATATTGGTTGAAAATTAGCCATGCAAGCCTGAACTACAATGCTTAGTTATATCACTGAgtgtcaaataaataaatgaataaaactcaTCATATACAAAATGGTCTAATAAAAAGCTTTGGATAGAACTTGTCCTCTGGGCACTATTCATAGGTGTATTATTTAGAAATTCacgtgttgggctgggaatatggcctagtggtagagtgcttgcctcatatacatgaagccctgggttcgattcctcagcaccacatatatagaaaaagcccgaaatggtgctgtggctcaagtggtagagtgcttgctagccttgtactaaaagaagccagggacagtgctcaggccctgagttccaagccccagcactggcaaaaaaagaaaaaaaaaatgacagctcaGAATGTTGTCCGCTGGAGCAATTTGCTCAGAGATCCTAGTGAGCTTCCTTGTTTAAACCATTAAAATCCCCAAATGATGCACAATCCTCAGTTCCTGCCATATTGGGAAGAAGCATCACCTCATTGGGATAGACCTCCTTTTCTCACAACTACTTTAGATTTCcacaaaagtgaaaaagaaattattctcAAAGAATGCACCAACATTAACCAAAAGCTAGGTCTCTGTGGCTCATGTCACATTGAGTTGAATAATTTAGAAGCTCAAATATACAGAATACAGGTagctaaagttatttttaatgaccCCAGTGTGAAATTCCTAGAAGAGTTTTGTCTATGATAGGCAGGCCACCCTCCAGCAGTCCATCTTGAAAAATGGATCGTATCTGAAGGCATTCTCTGGTTCTAGAGGTACCCAGTGAGATTACAATGCCTATCTGTCACTCCAAGCAATGTAATAAACTGCCCTCCTCTTAGTACTATGGGCTCTAATATATTCTGTGTTCCTGGAGATATTTGATGCTTAAACATACTGAAATCTCTGATAAACACAGACACTTAAGATGTAGACCCATAGGATTCTACAACAAGGTAAACCTATGGAGCAGAATTTTTCCCCATCTGAGAAACAGATGAAAATCTCTTTTAAAGCTCTGTAGTTTTCAGTCGTGAACATGGAGACAATTTCCAACTTGAAAACTGAGCCAGAGTTTGCTGAGTCACAAAATTCCAGAGAATATAATGCAGATTTCCTAGACTTGCTCTTCTGCAGTCAGTAGTGGCACCATTGTATACAGATGGCTCACATGAGAAACCTGACAGCCAGTTATGATTGCTTACAACCCACTCTTCCAAATCATCTATGCTTAGTTCTAAATGAGGTAATAGTGAACATAGTATCATTGCTCTGCACAACAGTAGTGTCTCTCTTCTTGGATAAGGATAAACACTTCTCTTCCACCTTCTTCACTTGGTGCTTGTTATAGCAAGTTTGCTGCAGCTCTCACaggctgtcttctgtttacctagAAGACACTTTTCTTTAGACTCATATAAAAATACTTGTCAGATTTTGCCTTTACCTCCCTAACTCTACTCTCAATTATGCATTTTGGTGACTGTTCCCTAATATTACCTAATCTATTTTATCACCATATTAcctgttttgtcttgattttTGCAGAAATAGGTTATCCATTGGCCAAGCTGTAGTGACACAGTAGGTGTCACTAGTCACCTGAGGTCGTATCATATTAGTTCCTATAGCATTTCATTTGCAATAATATGTGTGGAATGTCACCTCAAGAAATACTGGAAAGCATTGTACAGATCCTATTTCCATATGTTAAAATACAGATAAGTCTTATATCAATTATTAGAGTTGTTTGTGTCAACAACTTGTATAATCTTGCTTTAAAACCTTTGGTTTTTTGGCATATAATAGGTTAACATACTTGTTATTTGGATTAACCACACAAGCATCATTGGCCTATGAATGCATCACAGTCCCTAAGACCAACTTGTGTTTCAGAAAATAGTACACCTATGCTCAGgtaaaactaaataaaagaatACACCTTGATTGAAAGTCAAGATTAGGATCACATTGAAAATCAAAATCAAGTACTagtagctcatgactataattgtATCTACTCAGTAGGTTAAGGATCTGGAGAATTATGAGTTTTAGCCTGGAAAGGACATCTTTgaagactccatcttgaaaataatcagcaaaatttcCCTCTACTCCAACAGGCATATGATCTTGTTTTATgtaatgatatatgtatatagatcaTATACACAACCAGGTGGTATacaatatatagttttatatgttAGTATGCATAACATTCCATACACATGTAGACACATATATTCATGGTGTATGTCtgtatataaaaatgtttataacACATTACATGTATAGCATACATCAcatttatgtatgtttatatataggtataaaagtaaatatacagagagagagaggttttcaCTTTGCTTGCTTGTGCCATATACATAGCCTTCTGGTCCCCACAGTTGAAGTTATTTTCTTCCAGGAACCTCTTACTATCTTTCTTCTGCCATCAGCACCTGCAGCTTTTCACCACCAACATGTAAGGCAGAAAGTCAATAGTCTTTAATGTCTAGAGGCTCTGATGTctgactttgttcagtttgttcaaATGGggtttcctcttcattttccctGTGGTCTGGAGACTCCTCTGTCTTCTAAAAACTTTATCAGTCTTAAGTAGGTACCATGTACTAATTCAGTGACTTGTAACTATTAAAATAagtgggaagaaaaatccatcaTTCATCACATATTGCTTATGTAGATAGTGCAATGGGGACACCAAAAGACAGACAgaggaatttctttcttttcttttcctctttctttcttccttttctttctttctttctttctttctttctttctttctttctttctttctttctttctttctttctttctttctttctttctttctttctttttgaggcaGGGGCAGGATTCTTGggacttgacctctgggcctgggtgatgtcctggagctcagctcaaggctagcatctaccacctgggccacagcgcttccggttttatggtggttaattgagaattagagtctcatggactttcctgccggggttgGCTTTAAAGAgtgaccctcagatgtcagcctcctgaagagctaggattacaggcaagagctaccagtgcccagtgaggAATTTAGTGATAGGATTATTCTAAGTGCTCTGTGTTGAATATATCAATTAAGACACATAGAATGGAAATTTCATCTCCAGTTCATTAAAAGTGGGACATTGTCCCTTTTGGGACGTTTAATGCTGCTACAAAAGAGTGGAATAGAGGAAGTTTTGTCTTTCTGCATTCTTCTATGTAATGCCATAGTACTTCTACCCTCTGGAAAGCATATCTGAAATGCCCAAAATTCGAGACCCCCACAAAGACCACCGAGAAGCCGATTCCAATGCAAAAGCAACGAGTCATTTATTAGCAAGCTTGAGCTCAAACCTATGCCCCCATGGACACAGCCAAGAAAGACAAAGGCCCTGAGCATAGATTGCATTGGGTTTTTATAGTAAACAAGTCTAGGGGATTCCCAGTTAAAAAGACATGTAATTGGTTAacctttatctattcctgattagctagggctTTGTCATTTAACAGCAAGACAGTCAGCTTCTCCTGTAATCGACCTTGGGACTGTTAGTGGGGGGTGCTGCAAGGGACTTTTGGCATTAGTCCCCTCCTGCTATGTATTCATTAGTTACTTACTGGGGCAGTAACTTGTTCGTTATCTTAATATTTATCTGCTGATCTGTTGCTTGGGGAGTTTACACCTTTCCTGGAATTCAGGTCCTTGTTTCTTAGAGTCTGCATTTTGCCACTGAGGTGAGGGGAAGCTATTGGCTCTTACCTAGTAACAGAACTTTGTTAGTAGTTAGTCACATCTATGAGAAACACATTCCAGTACACAGCATTattatcaaacaaggcagtgaagcgtcttacaaacaatggctaaagcattctaactttaactgacctctggtcaaatgaagtctctctggctaccttgattattttagactacattttgttcaggcttcacattgacatgttctgcagttattccggggagcttcagggcctggtcaggcccaagctacaatatggaggtgcaaCAGCTGCTCAGGCTCCTCATAGCAAGTAACGAACCATCTCAGAATCAGAAAGCATGGCGTGTAAGACACAAGGTATTTGACCCTGATCTGCACGAGGTGCCCAAGCATCTGTGGACTCCAAGCCCAGTTCCTCTAGTTGGCGTTCGGCATTGTGGGAAATGTAGTGGAAATGTAGTCTCCTCTGAAGCTGACTTTTCTTGGAAGGGCAAAGCCAGGAACCTTGTGAGCATGAGCTTGCCCGCCCACTGAGGTTGTTTGCAGTCTGTAAATTCCGGTTCCTCTCTCTTTACTCGGCTTCTGGGAAGTGCTCTGAGGTACGCGTTTGCATTCCCAAGTTTGGAGCCACCGAGTGCCCAGCCTGTGTTCAGTGGGCCGTGGGACTGTGACCTGAAGGGATCCCAGGGAGGGAAGGTGTCAGGTAAGAAGCACTGGCCAGGCTCGGGACCTGAGTCAGCCCTCCGCGCGCTCCTCCAGTTGGGCTTCCCGAGTGGGCGCCGCTGTCAGCCCGCGCCGCAGGCAGAGGCAGAACCTGGCCCCGGGAGCTCTGCAAGCAGGTGGGGTGTTGTCCAGAGCGGGAGAGCCAGGGAGGTgtgcgccacttctggacatatatatgtatatatatggtgctggggaatcgaacccagggcttcatgtaagacaaactctcttgccactaggcgatattcctAGCCCTTCAGCTTGGTATTTTGTGTTGATATTGTCTCAGTAACATGAGGCTTTAATCATTTGGGTGCTTGAGTGAGGATGGTTGGTTTAGGATTGTGTCactcctattatttttatttttatgttttgtttttttacagctCAGGTTTTATTATTCACATATCACTTCAAACATTTCTTCTCAGAGCAAGGAGGTACTTCTGTATAACTTTGTCACCATGCTCTTAGTGACTGGTGTAAACggagaaggaaaggggtgacatggagaAGACACAGAGAAGCGTGGCTGTAGGACAGTCCATCTGTGGAGACCTGGTAGGTGTcggggtgaggggaagagatggtCTCAAGGCTCCCATGGGAAATGATGGTGTCCCTTCCTGGAGCCATGCTCAACTCGACCTCCAGCCTTCAGAGAGCTAGCATTCAGTCCAACTCATCCAGCCCATAACCCAATCCCATTCAGATTCCTTTCCTCTTGGGCTGCTCCGATGACTGCCTTGGAAACCCACCCTGATTCAGCCGTTTCCATACCAGCCTCAGATCACTAAGATCTGCTAACTCCCACACAGCAAGTAAAACCAGGCACAAACACTGAGTCTCAGGGCCTTGCCGCAGAGCCTTACTAATCCCATCTGGTGGTCAGATAATAGtaatcataactttttttttaatgtgcatgtAGTAAACCAGCTCTTTTAATGAGTCTCTATTTTCTCCCTGGATCTTAAACCAGGAGCCCTAAAGACTCAAACTTGTACTTGTGTAGCTGGTTAGCTCCATGCTTCCTGACTGACTGCAGCACCCCTGGAAGCTTGGCCTGATCACTCCTTAAGAGGTTCAAGCCCTAAAGACAAGACAGGACTATCAGAACAAACCAACCAGTCAGCGCCACAAGGAAAGAAGTCCACAGGCTGGAAGCGTTTTCTGCGTCCATATATGCCCATTAGATAAAAGCCACTAACAACCTGGAAGCAACTCTTGATGGCTAAATTTAAATTCTTCAGTGTGCACCATGGCGGAGCCTCTCCCACATTCTGGTGCAGTTCTGCAGTATTCAGCCAGCTAACTCATGGAACCCCCCACCATCTGTGGATCACTTGATCCTGGTGGCCAACTTCTAGGAGTCTATTGCTGCATTCTTCCCAGCGTGTAACTTCCCCTTTTTCAACCAGCACAAACTTCCACTCCACCACTGTGTCTACCGGCAGGAAGAGAGAATGAGACCAGAACCCATCCTTATGATCGTGGAGTGGAACGTAAGCCTTCCATCCTCCAAGACTCTCATGGTCTCCGGTCACAGCAAGGAACTGTGCACCGGTGCTTGTGGTGTAATGAACCTGGAACCCAATGCTGACTTGCTGAGGTGCCGAAGACCTGCCCTTCCCATCTGCTTCCCGGCCTTTCGATTACACACAAGTGCTGGCACAGTCCACTCCCTGACTAAGGTTTAACCCAGAAGACTCAAGACTGCCACCCAAGCCAATGTCCCCCCAAGAAGAGTGTCTCCATACCACTTCCCAGTCCTCCTGGTCAGCTGGGGCCAGACTGTCCAGCTGTACATGGCTCCCTCCCTTAACTCTGTAGCTGCGCCAGCAGGCGTCGCTTACTTTTGGAAGCTCCATTCTTCTCCACAAGATTCAGGGGTTTTATTTCTCAAAGCTTCAGAGTAACCTGCTGAGTTGCCAGCCTCAGAAGTAGCTGGTGAGTGTGCGTCTAGAATCCGTGCAGCAGGGCAATGCTGTCTTGCATTGTCCCCGTCTGCTCCACACAGATTCTGGGTCCAGGTGGCTTCCTGCAGGTTGTCCAGGCCTTTGCTTGCCGAAATTAAATGTCCATTGCTTTCTCGCAGAGTAGTGGGCTGGGCGGGCAACTCCGGCTGGGACGGCCCAAGCCTcatccccccccctttccttcacccccccccccccggcaccgcACCCCCGGGTTCGCCTCTGCCCCAGCAGCCACACCAAGAAAGCGCTGGCCAGAACGCCCCCACCAGCAGATCCGACCAGACAGTGCCCATGGCCGGGAAGCCGCGGGAGCCGGGGTTCCGATCCCCAGGCCGAGCCGCCCTATGACTATTATTTTATGCTGCGTCTTTTTTAGGTCATGTATCTCCAGCA carries:
- the LOC125347766 gene encoding LOW QUALITY PROTEIN: starch-binding domain-containing protein 1-like (The sequence of the model RefSeq protein was modified relative to this genomic sequence to represent the inferred CDS: substituted 1 base at 1 genomic stop codon), encoding MRLGPSQPELPAQPTTLRESNGHLISASKGLDNLQEATWTQNLCGADGDNARQHCPAARILDAHSPATSEAGNSAGYSEALRNKTPESCGEEWSFQNKGGSHVQLDSLAPADQEDWEVVWRHSSWGDIGLGGSLESSGLNLSQGVDCASTCVXSKGREADGKGRSSAPQQVSIGFQVHYTTSTGAQFLAVTGDHESLGGWKAYVPLHDHKDGFWSHSLFLPVDTVVEWKFVLVEKGEVTRWEECSNRLLEVGHQDQVIHRWWGVP